A genome region from Nitrospira sp. includes the following:
- a CDS encoding phage baseplate assembly protein V, giving the protein MSDAQKYYGKYRGTVLNNIDPMQMGRLLVQVPDVAGLIPTSWAMPCFPASGKQMGAYMLPQIGAGVWVEFEQGNMDYPIWSGCWYGSAAEVPVLGLAGIPASPNIVLQTTAQNAIVISDVPGPTGGIMLKSATGATLIVNDTGIYIQNGKGAMVTLVGPAVTINNGALTII; this is encoded by the coding sequence ATGAGTGATGCTCAGAAATATTACGGCAAGTATCGTGGCACGGTGTTGAACAACATCGATCCGATGCAGATGGGGCGATTGCTGGTGCAGGTGCCCGACGTCGCCGGACTGATTCCGACTTCCTGGGCCATGCCCTGTTTTCCCGCCAGCGGCAAACAAATGGGCGCGTACATGCTGCCGCAGATCGGTGCAGGCGTGTGGGTTGAGTTCGAACAGGGCAACATGGATTACCCCATCTGGAGCGGCTGTTGGTACGGCAGCGCCGCCGAGGTGCCGGTGCTGGGGCTGGCCGGGATTCCCGCGAGTCCGAACATCGTGCTTCAAACGACGGCTCAAAACGCCATTGTGATCAGCGACGTGCCAGGCCCGACCGGCGGCATCATGCTCAAGAGTGCGACCGGCGCCACGCTGATCGTCAACGACACCGGCATTTACATTCAAAACGGCAAGGGCGCGATGGTCACCTTGGTGGGGCCTGCGGTCACCATCAACAATGGCGCCCTCACGATCATTTAG
- a CDS encoding putative baseplate assembly protein translates to MSLSPQNECGCCAGIAAETPALLINRPGLSAIAYRVGSYQTFRRSLQARLSDSRWPVLRGLRTRDDDDFTVALLDAWAMTGDIVSFYQERIANESYLRTATERLSILEQSRLLGYQLGPGLAASTHLAFTMEEAPGLPELAAQPMTLAIGTKVQSIPGPDEQPQTFETIEAIEASPAWNAFRAQLTEAQTLVWNMTELWLAGANVTLTVGDLLLIVASNSGGYDASIRKVTGVESTREADRTRVLLATISTSAGSLSASKPGVYVMRSAASPFGHNAPLQPQYSSGVFQGTFSEWALDSGEVQSAITLSSRNDKILKNSFVVIEQDNPDDGSRLWTFSTVTEVTHRSVARYGLAGSGTRLDLSTGWAKGVDSKLDLLRTMTVTAQSEELALAEKPLPYPVYGETLSLEQLVEGLAPGRPLAVSGKRQAIRIRHPRPVPFGGPRVPIGTPPLPPMLLLDDGGSVTLSPGDVLHVLGGPSQRIGLEFVPMTPAEFGAALIDGVPPLLRLPLMDRDGLTGLLDISAGDIELVAADANDESVSEIVFIDDAIGTSIIHDRDRTTLQLATSLTYVYERTTVHINANVAAATHGETVREPLGSGDAAVPYQHFTLRQPPVTYIGADTPDGSASTLKVYVNEVLWQEVPFFYGHGPTERIYITRQDDEGRTTIRFGDGLSGARLPTGQNNVRAEYRKGTGLGGLVQAGQLSLLMSRPLGLKGVVNPEAAQGAEDPESRDDARTNAPLTVLTLERAVSLQDYEDFARTFSGVAKAQAVWVWDGRKRSIFLTVAGPGGEVLAEDGSVITKLQDALRAYGDPYVPFTIKSYRQAWFELAGTVTVHPDYVSETVLAEVSADLQRRYAFEARAFGQPVALSEAIAAIQSIAGVVAVDIDTFTRNDVSAPAIQPRLIADRPAMGADGLVPAAELLLLDPASLTKLKAIQ, encoded by the coding sequence ATGAGTCTATCGCCACAGAACGAATGCGGCTGCTGTGCCGGTATCGCCGCTGAAACTCCCGCCCTGCTCATCAACAGACCGGGTCTTTCAGCAATCGCCTATCGTGTCGGAAGCTATCAAACGTTTCGCCGGAGCCTCCAGGCCAGGCTTTCCGACAGCCGTTGGCCGGTGCTGCGTGGATTGCGGACGCGCGATGACGACGATTTCACGGTAGCACTGCTGGATGCCTGGGCAATGACCGGCGACATTGTGTCCTTCTATCAGGAGCGGATCGCCAACGAGTCCTATCTCCGCACGGCAACGGAACGGCTGTCGATCCTGGAACAATCGCGGTTGCTTGGGTATCAGCTCGGACCAGGACTGGCCGCGTCGACGCATCTCGCCTTCACCATGGAGGAGGCGCCGGGCTTGCCGGAGTTAGCGGCTCAGCCGATGACGCTGGCGATCGGAACGAAGGTGCAAAGTATTCCGGGACCCGATGAACAGCCGCAAACCTTTGAGACGATCGAGGCCATCGAGGCGAGCCCGGCATGGAATGCATTCCGTGCCCAGCTGACTGAGGCACAGACACTCGTCTGGAACATGACGGAACTCTGGCTTGCCGGCGCGAACGTGACGCTGACGGTCGGCGATCTGTTGCTGATCGTCGCCTCGAATAGCGGCGGTTATGACGCGTCGATCCGAAAGGTGACCGGCGTGGAATCCACTCGCGAGGCGGACCGCACACGGGTCTTACTCGCCACGATCTCGACCAGTGCGGGGAGTCTCTCCGCAAGCAAGCCCGGCGTCTACGTCATGCGGAGCGCGGCCTCGCCCTTCGGGCACAATGCTCCCTTGCAGCCCCAGTACAGCAGCGGGGTGTTTCAGGGAACGTTCAGCGAGTGGGCCCTGGATAGCGGCGAAGTGCAGAGCGCCATTACCCTCAGCAGCCGCAACGACAAGATTCTCAAGAACAGTTTCGTCGTGATCGAACAGGACAATCCGGATGACGGCTCGCGTCTCTGGACGTTCAGCACGGTGACGGAGGTCACACATCGGTCGGTGGCTCGTTATGGCCTTGCCGGAAGCGGCACCAGACTCGACCTCAGTACCGGTTGGGCGAAAGGCGTCGACTCCAAGTTGGACCTATTGCGCACCATGACGGTCACGGCCCAGAGCGAGGAACTCGCGTTGGCGGAAAAGCCGCTGCCCTATCCGGTCTATGGCGAGACCCTGTCGCTGGAGCAACTCGTCGAAGGACTTGCGCCGGGTCGTCCGCTCGCCGTGAGCGGGAAGCGTCAGGCGATCCGAATCAGACATCCCCGTCCGGTGCCGTTTGGAGGACCCAGGGTACCGATCGGTACGCCGCCGCTCCCTCCGATGTTGCTGTTGGATGACGGCGGGTCGGTCACGCTGTCACCCGGCGATGTGCTGCATGTGCTCGGCGGGCCTTCGCAGCGGATCGGGCTGGAATTTGTGCCCATGACACCGGCGGAGTTCGGCGCGGCCTTGATCGACGGCGTGCCGCCGCTGTTGCGCCTGCCCTTGATGGATCGTGACGGCTTGACGGGTCTGCTCGATATCAGCGCGGGCGACATCGAGCTGGTCGCAGCTGACGCGAACGACGAGTCTGTTTCAGAAATCGTCTTCATCGACGACGCCATCGGGACCAGCATCATCCATGATCGCGACCGGACGACCCTCCAGCTGGCAACCTCGCTGACATATGTCTACGAGCGGACGACGGTGCACATCAATGCTAACGTGGCCGCCGCGACGCATGGCGAGACGGTGAGGGAGCCGCTGGGCAGTGGCGATGCAGCGGTTCCCTATCAGCACTTTACGCTACGACAACCACCCGTGACCTATATCGGCGCCGACACGCCAGATGGTTCGGCCTCGACGCTCAAGGTCTATGTGAACGAGGTGCTGTGGCAGGAGGTGCCGTTCTTCTACGGCCATGGTCCTACGGAACGCATCTATATCACCAGGCAGGATGATGAGGGACGCACGACGATCCGCTTTGGTGACGGACTCAGCGGGGCGCGGCTGCCGACCGGTCAGAACAATGTGCGGGCGGAATATCGGAAAGGTACGGGGTTGGGCGGGCTGGTGCAGGCCGGCCAATTGAGTCTCTTGATGAGCCGGCCGCTGGGGCTGAAGGGCGTGGTGAATCCGGAGGCGGCGCAAGGGGCCGAGGACCCGGAGTCGCGGGACGACGCGCGCACGAATGCCCCACTGACCGTCTTGACCTTGGAGCGTGCGGTGTCGCTGCAGGACTATGAGGACTTCGCCAGGACCTTCTCGGGCGTCGCCAAAGCGCAGGCCGTGTGGGTGTGGGATGGACGGAAACGCAGTATTTTCCTGACCGTCGCCGGGCCTGGCGGAGAGGTACTCGCCGAAGACGGGTCTGTCATCACGAAGCTTCAGGATGCGCTCCGTGCGTATGGCGACCCCTATGTTCCCTTTACGATCAAGAGTTACCGGCAGGCCTGGTTCGAACTCGCGGGGACCGTGACGGTGCATCCGGACTACGTGAGCGAGACCGTGTTGGCGGAGGTGTCGGCTGATTTGCAGCGACGGTACGCCTTTGAAGCGAGAGCGTTCGGCCAGCCGGTGGCGTTGAGTGAGGCGATTGCGGCGATTCAGTCCATCGCGGGAGTGGTCGCGGTCGACATCGATACGTTCACTCGCAATGACGTGTCGGCACCTGCCATTCAACCACGCCTGATCGCGGACCGTCCTGCCATGGGTGCAGATGGTCTGGTGCCGGCTGCGGAATTGTTGTTGCTCGATCCTGCGTCACTGACAAAACTGAAGGCGATCCAATGA
- a CDS encoding DUF6519 domain-containing protein has protein sequence MSGDYSRKRFNPEKHYQGVLRQQGRVDLDADWNEYVDLQDRRWRAETIDVVGRSGVPAETPDGFKIAVSSGELTVGQGRMYVDGYVAENHGTASTFDPTLEEGYGTAALPVKDQPYGGPVTVPPQTRSLVYLDVWRREVTHLQAPDLIEPAVNVDSTTRHQTAWQVRLLAKIPPDITCETPLSDIPGWPAGNRSSSARLTTTTVAVTTEPDPCLVPPTGGYRGLENHLYRVEVHSATTTTAKVKWSRENAHVATTLLEILAGRTTVRVESLGRDDVLRIKTGDWVELTSDQREFAGLPGEMRKVTVDDANQTLTFSPALPAADFPQGVVDAAKHLRVIRWDQSGIVRKPDGSQLVNLDLTTDGLIELSTTNPSFVLEHGVQATLSVVAGGTVHSGDYWCFVARTADADIERLNQAPPLGIHHHHAHLAIIEPNGEIHDCRTVFPPLTELAPGCCTVVVRPGEDIQAAIDSLPDEGGCVCLKVGDHEIQVPIRIEGSHVSLHGETLGARVVRTNGPEVLRIAHPDALFLDHVTVSGISFELETKGSQGQGVQALVEMNRCRNTTVERCVLHAQVLSPIAGIIIARCNDVSVMNCLVDNVHYGLWTAVDTTGLTVVGNRFDATNRQKNDGGIVGLLLQDLSFPARIEQNRVLGFVFGIALNDGLFTGVPVSLAAGSTIAGNSIVRFGTQAKAGTVKAFGIDVAADDCVISDNILLYNSPEYGGIAVSGRNPVVERNQLRSLLKEAGSVRPIALLLARLGENGSLGSVGGRIAANLVLGVQDGITVIGNEGAEVLDNRVESDGQEVRFGILLAFSSRVRLHGNRVTNTLWPIAASGGTANVLVENSLVRGDGGITVLFHTSLTCSQNRIEDMRQWGIISLIGFAKCAVTENRVLHCGYQETPSIGIGASLQIGELCVESCEVMDTGVSPDNATVSPLAWGIFADLILEARVQSNLVTYANAALLDANQEHRALWMRGWWEQVITFGAGQVIFGFSAQVLDNKFIGPGRSALVEIAQLAVIDNVFRRFERLFFSNNFCWHASVAAQGTATVSVAARSAIVMGNHIKTNVPIPSVDFHGIKDAVYMGNLAQANPANFGGVPSSISGFNRP, from the coding sequence ATGAGTGGTGATTACAGCCGTAAACGATTCAACCCTGAGAAACATTACCAGGGCGTGCTGCGGCAACAGGGGCGGGTCGACCTCGATGCCGATTGGAACGAGTACGTCGATCTCCAGGACCGCCGGTGGCGAGCGGAAACGATCGATGTCGTGGGCCGCTCCGGTGTGCCCGCTGAGACGCCCGACGGCTTCAAGATCGCGGTGAGCAGCGGCGAACTCACGGTCGGCCAGGGACGCATGTATGTCGACGGATATGTGGCGGAGAACCATGGAACTGCCTCGACATTCGACCCGACTCTCGAAGAAGGGTATGGAACCGCCGCGTTGCCCGTGAAGGATCAGCCCTATGGCGGGCCGGTCACGGTGCCGCCTCAGACACGGTCGTTGGTCTATCTGGATGTCTGGCGGCGGGAAGTGACCCACCTCCAGGCACCGGACCTGATCGAGCCGGCCGTCAACGTCGATTCGACGACGCGTCATCAGACCGCCTGGCAAGTGAGGTTATTGGCCAAGATTCCGCCGGACATCACGTGCGAAACCCCGCTCAGCGACATTCCGGGCTGGCCGGCCGGCAACCGTTCCTCGTCGGCAAGGCTGACCACCACGACGGTGGCTGTGACCACGGAGCCGGATCCCTGTCTTGTGCCGCCGACCGGCGGGTACCGAGGCCTGGAGAACCATCTCTACCGTGTGGAGGTGCACAGCGCGACGACGACTACCGCCAAGGTCAAATGGTCGCGTGAAAACGCCCATGTAGCCACCACGCTACTGGAGATTCTCGCCGGACGCACGACCGTGCGGGTGGAGAGCCTCGGGCGCGACGATGTCCTGCGGATCAAGACGGGAGATTGGGTGGAATTGACGAGCGACCAGCGTGAGTTCGCCGGTCTTCCCGGCGAGATGCGCAAGGTGACGGTGGATGATGCCAACCAGACACTGACCTTCAGTCCTGCGCTGCCGGCGGCCGACTTCCCGCAAGGTGTCGTCGATGCCGCCAAACATCTGCGCGTGATTCGGTGGGACCAGTCCGGCATCGTACGGAAACCTGACGGGTCGCAGCTGGTCAACCTGGACCTCACCACCGACGGGTTGATCGAACTGTCCACAACGAATCCAAGTTTTGTGTTGGAACATGGCGTGCAAGCTACCCTGTCGGTCGTCGCAGGCGGCACGGTCCACAGCGGCGACTACTGGTGCTTTGTGGCCAGGACGGCGGATGCCGACATCGAGCGCCTGAATCAAGCACCACCGCTCGGCATTCATCATCACCACGCGCACCTCGCCATCATTGAACCGAACGGTGAGATCCATGACTGCCGGACGGTCTTTCCGCCGCTCACGGAGCTGGCACCTGGCTGTTGCACGGTGGTGGTGCGGCCCGGTGAAGATATTCAGGCGGCCATCGATTCGCTGCCCGATGAAGGCGGCTGTGTCTGCCTCAAGGTCGGAGATCACGAGATCCAGGTGCCGATCCGCATCGAAGGATCACACGTCTCCTTGCATGGTGAAACATTGGGCGCGCGGGTCGTGCGAACGAACGGCCCGGAAGTGTTGCGTATCGCCCATCCTGACGCCCTGTTCTTGGACCATGTCACGGTGAGCGGTATTTCCTTCGAACTGGAGACGAAGGGGAGTCAGGGGCAGGGTGTGCAGGCCCTGGTGGAAATGAATCGTTGCCGAAATACGACCGTCGAACGCTGCGTCCTCCATGCGCAGGTGTTGAGTCCGATCGCCGGAATTATCATCGCCCGCTGCAACGACGTGAGCGTGATGAACTGTCTGGTCGACAATGTGCACTACGGTCTCTGGACGGCTGTCGATACGACGGGCCTCACGGTCGTGGGAAACCGCTTCGATGCCACGAACAGGCAGAAGAACGACGGTGGAATCGTGGGGTTGTTGCTGCAGGACCTGTCCTTCCCGGCGAGAATCGAACAGAATCGCGTCCTGGGATTTGTGTTCGGCATCGCGCTGAACGACGGCCTGTTCACCGGCGTGCCGGTGTCGCTCGCTGCGGGGTCTACGATTGCGGGTAACTCCATCGTCCGATTCGGTACGCAAGCGAAAGCCGGTACCGTGAAGGCCTTCGGGATCGACGTGGCCGCCGATGACTGCGTGATCAGCGATAATATTCTGCTCTACAACTCACCTGAGTATGGCGGTATCGCTGTCAGCGGGAGGAACCCGGTCGTCGAGCGCAACCAACTTCGCTCCCTCTTGAAAGAGGCGGGCTCGGTTCGGCCGATCGCGCTCCTGCTGGCTCGCCTCGGGGAGAACGGTAGCCTCGGCTCCGTCGGCGGACGAATTGCCGCAAACCTGGTCCTGGGCGTGCAGGACGGCATCACGGTGATCGGCAACGAGGGGGCTGAGGTGCTGGACAACCGGGTGGAAAGTGACGGGCAGGAGGTTCGGTTCGGTATTCTCCTGGCGTTTTCGAGTCGTGTCCGCCTGCATGGCAATCGTGTCACCAACACGTTATGGCCCATCGCGGCCAGCGGCGGCACGGCGAACGTCCTCGTCGAGAACAGTCTCGTGCGCGGCGACGGCGGTATCACGGTGCTCTTTCACACCTCCCTGACCTGCAGCCAGAATCGCATCGAAGACATGCGGCAGTGGGGCATCATCAGCCTGATCGGATTTGCCAAATGCGCCGTGACCGAAAATCGCGTGCTTCATTGCGGGTATCAGGAAACGCCGTCCATCGGCATCGGGGCGTCCTTGCAGATCGGAGAATTGTGTGTGGAATCGTGCGAGGTGATGGACACCGGGGTGTCGCCGGATAATGCGACGGTAAGCCCGCTGGCCTGGGGAATCTTTGCGGACCTGATTCTGGAGGCACGCGTGCAGAGCAATCTGGTCACCTATGCCAACGCGGCACTGTTGGATGCGAATCAGGAACATCGCGCGCTCTGGATGCGTGGCTGGTGGGAGCAGGTGATCACCTTCGGCGCGGGGCAGGTGATTTTCGGATTCAGCGCTCAGGTTCTGGATAATAAGTTTATTGGGCCGGGCCGGTCGGCGTTGGTCGAAATCGCTCAACTGGCCGTAATCGACAATGTGTTCCGCCGTTTCGAACGACTGTTCTTCAGCAACAATTTCTGTTGGCATGCCAGCGTGGCCGCGCAGGGGACGGCGACGGTGTCCGTCGCGGCACGGAGCGCCATCGTGATGGGCAACCATATCAAGACGAATGTGCCGATTCCGTCCGTGGATTTTCACGGGATAAAAGACGCGGTCTATATGGGCAACCTGGCTCAAGCCAACCCGGCGAATTTCGGCGGCGTTCCATCCTCAATTTCAGGCTTTAATCGACCATAA
- a CDS encoding putative baseplate assembly protein — protein sequence MTYSCCDELRRQVVRDHPTLNGIDFLEVIDRAAPTEAERQRKLELHFVKPLGALTLTATNIRIDGGERVVGIQVLTVVAGSGSSADVLTVEVDQAGDFSRYTLRLVTDTLNDAVPPGIDPQLAAIEFSFKVECPSPFDCAPQHRCPEELGPLPVIDYLAKDYASFRRVMLDRMAALMPQWTERNPADVGVMLVEALAYTADQLSYQQDAVATEAYLGTARRRVSVRRHARLMDYFMSEGCNARAWLQLQVSVDVVRGDPADPAIPVGTRFTTRIPGQLTVIADDPRIYERAETIFEAMEPLQSLYADHNELAFYTWSDQRCCLPAGAVSATLAGHYPHLTPGTILLFEEVLGPETGLAADANPARRHVVRLDRVVATASGGTPLTDPVTAQPITEITWHDGDALPFPFCLSAATSAGYRDGVSVVRGNLLLADHGVTLAEEALGVVPEPFLSMPRSKEGDRCASLSPEMIPPRFSPGLTKVPLTQAGPVYDHTQSAQSARQWDLRAAQPAIVLTGTKGSETTNWTARRDLLNSDAAADEYVVEIENDGSGVIRFGDDVHGRRPEPGTAFTARYRVGNGRAGHIGADSLVHVAIGIPEIRQVRNPLPALGGQEPESLQDVRQRAPVAYRIQERAVTPADYAEVTERRADVQRAAATFRWTGSWHTVFVTADRGGGAAVTDAFKTDIRTHIERYRMAGHDVEIDGPQFVSLELDLHVCVAAEHFRSDVERELIEVLSNHDLPDGRRGLFHPDNFTFAQPVYLSSVYAAAHQVAGVESVEVRTFQRQGRPESSALDSGRLDIGRLEIARLDNDRNFAEHGRLTIMLGGGK from the coding sequence GTGACGTATTCCTGTTGTGACGAATTGCGGCGTCAGGTCGTCCGTGACCATCCGACGCTGAACGGGATCGATTTTCTCGAGGTCATCGACCGTGCCGCGCCGACGGAAGCTGAGCGACAGCGGAAACTCGAACTGCATTTTGTGAAACCGTTGGGTGCGTTGACACTGACCGCAACCAACATTCGAATTGACGGCGGGGAGCGTGTGGTCGGTATTCAGGTTCTGACGGTGGTCGCCGGGAGCGGCTCCTCCGCCGACGTCTTGACCGTCGAGGTGGATCAAGCCGGCGATTTCTCCCGCTACACCCTGCGGCTGGTGACCGATACGCTGAATGACGCGGTTCCTCCTGGGATCGACCCGCAACTGGCGGCCATCGAGTTCTCCTTCAAGGTCGAATGTCCCAGTCCCTTCGATTGTGCACCGCAGCATCGTTGTCCGGAAGAACTCGGCCCCCTGCCGGTCATCGACTACCTGGCGAAGGACTATGCCAGTTTCAGGCGTGTCATGCTCGATCGGATGGCTGCGCTCATGCCGCAATGGACCGAGCGTAACCCGGCCGATGTCGGCGTGATGTTGGTGGAAGCGTTGGCCTATACCGCCGACCAGCTGAGTTACCAGCAGGATGCGGTCGCCACCGAGGCCTATCTGGGGACGGCCCGCCGACGTGTCTCGGTCCGCCGCCACGCTCGTCTCATGGATTACTTCATGAGTGAGGGCTGCAACGCCAGGGCCTGGCTGCAGCTGCAGGTGTCGGTAGATGTGGTTCGGGGCGATCCTGCCGATCCTGCGATTCCAGTCGGTACCAGGTTCACCACCCGTATTCCCGGGCAACTCACGGTCATCGCCGACGATCCTCGTATCTATGAACGCGCCGAGACGATTTTCGAAGCCATGGAGCCGCTCCAGTCATTGTATGCCGATCACAATGAGTTGGCGTTTTATACCTGGAGCGATCAACGTTGTTGCCTGCCGGCAGGGGCAGTCTCGGCCACGCTGGCCGGTCATTATCCTCATCTGACGCCGGGAACCATCCTGTTGTTCGAAGAAGTGCTTGGCCCGGAAACCGGGTTGGCAGCCGATGCGAATCCCGCGCGGCGTCATGTGGTGAGGCTCGATCGTGTTGTCGCAACGGCGAGCGGTGGAACGCCGCTGACCGATCCTGTCACTGCCCAACCCATCACGGAGATTACGTGGCATGACGGCGATGCGCTGCCGTTTCCCTTCTGTCTCTCAGCGGCGACCAGCGCCGGATACCGGGACGGCGTCAGCGTAGTGCGCGGGAATCTGCTGCTGGCCGACCATGGCGTAACGCTGGCGGAAGAAGCACTGGGGGTGGTCCCGGAGCCGTTCCTCTCCATGCCGCGTTCGAAGGAGGGCGACCGTTGTGCGTCTCTGTCTCCGGAAATGATTCCACCCCGTTTCAGCCCAGGTTTGACCAAGGTTCCCCTGACGCAGGCAGGGCCTGTCTACGACCATACACAGTCGGCGCAGTCCGCTAGGCAATGGGATTTACGCGCGGCGCAACCGGCGATCGTCCTGACCGGGACCAAGGGGTCGGAGACCACCAACTGGACGGCGCGGCGGGACCTGCTGAATAGTGATGCGGCGGCGGACGAGTATGTGGTTGAGATCGAGAACGACGGCAGCGGCGTGATTCGCTTCGGCGACGATGTGCATGGCCGGCGGCCTGAGCCAGGGACCGCCTTCACCGCCCGCTATCGAGTGGGCAACGGTCGCGCCGGTCATATCGGGGCGGACTCATTGGTCCATGTCGCGATCGGCATTCCGGAGATCAGACAGGTGCGGAATCCCTTGCCGGCCCTGGGCGGGCAGGAGCCGGAATCCTTGCAGGATGTGCGTCAGCGCGCGCCGGTGGCGTATCGCATCCAGGAGCGAGCGGTGACACCGGCGGATTATGCCGAGGTGACCGAACGTCGCGCCGATGTGCAACGGGCTGCCGCCACGTTTCGCTGGACCGGCAGTTGGCACACGGTCTTCGTCACGGCCGATCGCGGGGGCGGTGCCGCCGTGACGGACGCGTTCAAGACGGACATCCGCACACACATCGAGCGGTATCGCATGGCTGGTCACGATGTGGAAATCGATGGACCCCAGTTCGTCTCGCTGGAGCTCGATCTGCACGTCTGTGTGGCGGCCGAACATTTCCGCAGCGACGTGGAGCGCGAACTGATCGAGGTCCTCAGTAATCACGACCTGCCAGACGGCCGCCGCGGGCTCTTTCATCCCGACAACTTTACCTTTGCGCAACCGGTCTATCTCAGTTCGGTGTATGCGGCGGCTCATCAGGTGGCAGGAGTCGAGTCGGTGGAGGTGCGCACATTCCAACGACAGGGCCGGCCGGAAAGTTCGGCGTTGGACAGTGGCCGTCTGGACATCGGACGGCTGGAAATCGCCCGTCTGGACAACGACCGCAATTTTGCGGAGCACGGTCGGCTGACGATTATGCTGGGAGGCGGGAAATGA
- a CDS encoding GPW/gp25 family protein produces the protein MMQVDFPYRFDARGRTAGTDEADHIRDLIEQVLFTSPGERVMRPDFGSGLLQLVFAPNSDVLAATTQMLVQSALQRWLGEVILVEGVRVEAVESTLRVTVQYVIRRTGARVTGTFVQGGVA, from the coding sequence ATGATGCAGGTGGACTTTCCCTATCGGTTCGATGCCCGAGGGCGCACCGCCGGTACCGACGAAGCCGATCACATTCGCGATTTGATCGAGCAGGTGCTGTTCACCAGCCCCGGTGAACGCGTGATGCGGCCGGACTTCGGAAGCGGCCTCCTCCAGCTGGTGTTCGCACCCAATAGCGACGTCCTGGCCGCCACGACTCAGATGTTGGTGCAGAGCGCCTTGCAACGCTGGCTGGGTGAGGTGATCCTGGTGGAGGGCGTGAGGGTAGAGGCGGTGGAGTCGACGTTGCGGGTCACGGTGCAATACGTCATCCGGCGCACCGGCGCGCGCGTCACCGGGACCTTCGTGCAAGGAGGCGTAGCGTGA